From the genome of Kluyveromyces lactis strain NRRL Y-1140 chromosome F complete sequence:
CAGCTTGGTTGGATTCTCAGCAAACACTTCAGCTGCAGAAATGATAGGATCACTTGATTTACCCAAGGTGAAATCCAAGCTCAATTGGTTAGAAAAGCGAGGACCATTGTCAAGATGATTTTTGACCAAGTCGACCATACCTTTGATGTAGGTTTCACTACCGTTTAAAGAGTCGCATCTTTTGATCTTGTCCTTGTACTTACTCTCAGCAATGATACCTAGATCTACTTCATGCAAAGTTTCAATATGGTCCGATGTGAATGCGATTGGGACAAGCACTAAGCCAGGTTGAGTTGGTGCCAAAAACTCAGTGATATCAGAGGTTTGAGCACCTAACCATGGCTTTGGACCAACCTGAGATTGCCAAACCAGTCTGTATGGGTTTCTGAAGTTAAGTTCTTTCATAACGTGATAAACTGTAGCTGCCACCTCTGCAGGGTACGCATCACCGGTATTTACAACGTCCATTGGTAGAGAATGTGCAGAGAATAAAATAACAGCATTATCTCTAATTTCAGCAGGGAACTCTTCCAACTTCCTGGTGATGTTTTCTGCAAATGCTTTAATCAAACCGGGTTGAGTGGGCCAACGGTCAATGACAGACCAGGAGATTTGTCTCTCCGGATCTAAGTTTTTAATTTGTCTCCATAGTTCATTAATGGAGGAACCAGTGGTGGAATAAGAGAATTGCGGATATTGTGAAAAGGCAACTGCTCTAGAGACGCcatctttcaacatctGTTCGTAAGTCTCATGCGTCAATGGTCTTGCGTATCTAAATGCAACGTAAGGCTTGTGAGGAGCAGTCTGTGGATGAATTTCATCCAACAGTTCACAGACTCTTGCACATTGATACTCTGACCATTTTTTAATCGGAGAACCACCACCAATCTCTTCGTACTGTTTTTCAATCTTCGGTGTACGGAATCTAGCAATATATTTTGCAATGATAGGCTGATATTTGGCACTAATTGGAATCAAATCGTAGTCCGAGAACAATTGGTATAAGAAATCATAAGTCTCCGAAACCTTTGAAGGCCCACCCATATTCATGAAAACGATACCAGTGGGGCCCTTTTTGGCCTGCGAATGGAAACGATGCACATAATTTCTCAGTACAGGCGAACAAAATGCACTATTCCTATTTCTTAAAGCTGAACTGATCATCATTGCCTAGTGTCGAAAAAAATAACCATCCAAATGAATGCCTACTTAATTTTTAATGCGTCAAGGTACTGCTATCACTATTAATGCCCCCAAAGTAAACGCTTAAAAGGAATTCCAATCctgatatatataaataaatcCCCAGTGACTAAACAGTAAATCTTATCAGCAGGTAAATCTCTCGTATGTGATGCAATGCAAAATGGATAAAATAACCCACCACTTAATGTTTAAATCAAACTTTTATTCactttcttccaaaaagCACTCCTGCTCCGCAATGCAGAAAGTGATGTAATAAATACCGAATATCAATGCCAACTACCAGAATCAAGAATTGGATTACTTACCCACCTTACACGAAGTATGGAAACAGGATTCCCATTTCACTTCCGACTTATTGATGAGGCAAGCGATTCTTCACTTCTTGCTTTTTGCTTTTGGTGAAATTTCACCATCAACtgtcatttctttttctcgCCAATCGTTCCTAGAAGAAACTACCGTTCGATGCCGTGGGAAGGCAATGCCAATTACGTAGCAGTAACGGAGCTTGACGCCTATGTTTAGGTTTAGATTTGTCATGCAAACTGCATGTTCGAGAGTCAAAGTCCTGTTCTGTTCAACTGGGTGTATCCTATATGGACTGTTGGATCAATAATGACTGGTGCATAGATTTTTATTTACtgtttgttcttcaagGGTGGATCGACCAATGATGCATCTGCAGGCATCAGTTGAAATGATTTGTTTAGCATTGCCAATGTAGAGATTAACTCAATTGACTGCGTAGCTTAAGGGTTTGTTTTGAGCGATCGTATTTACCTATGGATCGGGGGAAGATTATCTCTACTTCCTCGCATCTCACAATATATAGTGAAACAAGAATGTATAAAAACAAGGATTTAGTGACGAATAATAGACTCGTCTAATCTACAGTAACTTAAAGCTATCACATGCTTCGTTAATGTCATCAATGTATAATTCGTTCACCTTTCCCTTCTTTCTGTATGGAATCCTGTTCAACACGGAAAAATGTTGGAAAACCGAATTTTTttggaaacagaaaaaccTTTAAATAGTGTCAATGCctatttcttttaaatCTTTGATCCAATACATAGACAGTACCCCCTGAGTCTTCTGAGGCTGTTGATTAGTGATTGTTAGTTCCAATTACTTAAGTAGTCACCAGTTTTATAGACTGAAGGAAAGGTCGTCATTTTCTGGATGAAATAATGGTGTACAATCCTATTCATGCAAAGTTAGAACAGCTTTCTGCAAATTGTGGTATAGATGAAGTTACTTTGAAACTTGCGATCTGTTTGTTTGCATCTTTTCCATTGAATGGGATCTTGAAGAGATTACCAGATAACAACATCCGGTTGAAATGTTATTTCATAGTTGCTATCTCAGCTTTCTACATCTTTGGGATATTAAACCTGTATGATGGATTCACGACATTGTTCATTAGCACAATTTTCACATTCGTAGTGACTAGATATTACCAGTCCACATTCATGCCGTATGtgaattttgtttttattatgGGCCATTTAGCTATAAATCACATGTACGCCCAGTTTTATGCCACATACGATCCAACAAAGATCGATATCACTGGTGCGCAGATGGTTCTTGTCATGAAATTGACATCGTTCGCTTGGTCCTATTATGATGGGACTTTAGCTGATAAAAAGGATTTAACAGAATATCAACTGTCTAGATCTGTGTCAAGGCATCCAAgtcttttgaaatttatGGCTTATGCCTTCTTTTATCCTTCTTTGTTAACAGGACCTAGCTTCGATTATGCCGATTTTGAATCGTGGTTGAATTGTGAGATCTTTAGAGACTTACCtgaatcaaagaaaccaagACGTAAGTGGAACAAGGATCCTAACTTGAGAAGGCAGATTCCCAAGAGTGCTGGTGTAGCCCTTGTAAGAATCGCTCAAGGTATTTTCTGGTTGGTACTTACCTTTTTGATCAAGGATTACGTCTATACCGACTACATATTTACCGATGAGTTCATTAACGTGAGAAGCTTCTTCTACAGAATCCACTATTTGTTCCTTCTAGGATTCTCTTATagattgaaatattatGCTGCGTGGACCATCTCTGAAGCTTCTTGTATTGTATGTGGGTTAGGTTACAACGGTTATGACACAAAACTTAATAAGATCAAATGGAACCGTGTCCAAAACATTGACATTTGCAGATTGGAATTGGCTCAAAATACCCACGAATCCCTGGAGGCTTGGAATATGAATACCAACAAATGGTTAAAGAATTACGTCTATCTACGTGTGGCTAAAAAGGGATCTAAGCCGGGTTTCCGTTCAACATTATTCACATTCCTTACATCTGCATTCTGGCATGGGACCAGACCTGGTTACTATCTAACCTTCGCTACTGGGGCCCTGTTCCAGACATGCGGTAAGCTCtacagaagaaacttcagACCAATATTCTTAGCCAAAGACGGTAAAACTCCATTGAGATCGAAAATAATCTACGATGTAATCTCCTTTTATGTGACTAAAATTTCCTTTGGGTATCTTGTTCAACCATTTGTCATTCTTGACTTTAAGAAATCATTATATGGATGGAAAACGGTCAATTTTTATATCCATATTGGAATACTAATAACTTTCTTTGCATTCAAGGGTCCATTCAGTAAACAGTTTACCAACTGGTTGAAGAGCTTCCAGCCAGTGCAAATAGAATTGAAgagacaaaagaaaatggagaAAGAAGTGGCAGCAACTTCGGGTACCCTTGGTTCAGTTATAGCCGATAAGCACGAATTTGAGCGCGATGAATTAGAAGGCGAGCTTGAGCATGCTATGGATCTAGGTATTCCTTCTGTTAGCTTTGACAAAGAACAATTCGATAATGCAAGGGAAGACTTACATGAATTCAGACGTCAATATGAAGAGTGGAGAAACGAGAAGGGTTtggaagttgaagaagCGAACTTGCGCAGAGCCTACGAAAATTTCACCAAACAACTCCAACCACAGCACAGAAGAATGAGTTTCAGCGATTATTCACCAACACCAAttagaaagaaagaatagcTCCAGAAATCTTTATGACTGAATGAATATACgtttgaagaattacaGTGTTAATCTATATTTTGGTAGCATCTTTATAGTTAATTTCTTACAcgaataataataattttATGATATACCTTTATAAGCTCTCTCTTTGTATTACCGTTTATCGAAAACCAGTATCTTGCCCTAAAATTCATCTGGGTTAAAAAGGTCCAAATCTAGATCCAGCTCCAAATCCGGgttttcttcagatttCGTCTCTGAATCCTCTTTCCCATTTGCTGTGAACTCGAACGAACCTCTTCTTTCAGTATCTTCAGTTGCATCCTGTACTTGTTCTTTGTTATTGAATCTATCATCAACAGAATCCTCATTGGTGTTGCGcatttcatcaattttactagtattattatcattattaacATTATCCTCATCCAAAGCGTCAAGTagtaattctttctttttgagaGAAGCCATTGCCAACATACCTTTTCTCAAAGAATCCTCTGCTGGCCATATAAAGTTATTCGGTCCAATCATTGATTTATCAAAAGTGGGTGGGAATCGGGTGAACTTAGCCAATTTCATTGCGTAATCCAACACGACTTTGGAATGAATCTTCTCTCTCTGTTTTAACATgactttttgttcaaactCAACTTGCTCCAACATGGGCAGTTCATTCAACGAATTATAGCACGTATTCAAGGTCTCCAATATTTCTCGCGTTTTGTTGTCTATATTTTTCTGTTCCTTATCCAGCCTGCTCAACTCTTCCTCTATCTTGTAGTATTCATCGAATTCCTCCAATGTTTCATAAAGTTTCTTATCACACTCTATTACTTTATCGATCAAACTGAGATCGGGCTTGAAAGTGTCCACACTTTTACTCAATTGCTGTATCGTCTCTTCATATCGTTCTAAATCTTGGTATATTCCGACTGACTGCAGCTCTTCACTTACCTGTTCTTGGGTCTTGTCTTGAGCCGAAAAAGGTAGCGTGGCTACCGATGTCGACGAGGGTACTGGTCCAGGAGTACTCATGATAACCCGGTACTTTTTACACTGTTTGTAAGATACACTAAGGGCTACCAGCTATGTCGTCTTCGGTTCGCAAGGCTTCCTTTGCTGATTCATGTCATTTAAGTGAATGCTTTAAATGTTCGAACTTTCTGAACAATGGAAAATGCCTGTTTACATGAAATTCATTTGGTAAGAATCAAGAAGACAACTAAATAAGATGCTATGTCACTGAATATCGCTTATGTGCTGTATGTACTGATCTAGTTATGGTGCTGCGTTTAAAATGTGGTATACTCTCTTCATTGATGGTCTTCTTCCGTGAAGCCAGGACAATGCGCAAAAAGGTCAGCATCGTCTTTGTACTTGTTACCACAGTAGAAACAATACCTTAGTTCCGTTCTTAGAAATGTGTTtaatttcttgatcttctcaTCTATGGTAAGTTGTTGAAGCATTTCCAACTCACCATCAACTGGAATCACATCGTTTGATGATTGTTCAGGGTGGTCATGGTTATGtccatcatcttctgattcATTTCCTAGACTTTTATGCGTTAAGTTCTGCAGTAATTCTATCACATAGCTTCGCCATAATACGTTGAAATCTCTTGGATCACTGGAAGAGTAGAAGTTATCAACGTCACCAGTCAATGTGAAAGCAAGTTTTTGCATGTGTTTTAATAAATGGAGTTTCCTTTCAGTATTTTTCTCGTTATTAATCCGTTCCCTAAAATCATCCACATTAGCGACGTCCTCAGTCTCAGATAACGCTGGTTTAGTTCGGATACCAATTCTATCTAGTTTACGTTCTACAGGTACCATACCTACGGTACGCTTAGAGCCAGACTCTGCTGTTTCGTCAATGTTATAGCCCATacttttcatcatcttcaacgCTTTCGGCAGTCTTTTTGCCAATGGGATGTCAGATGCTCGCAGCAGAGGCCCTATTTTATCACCATGCAGGCCTTCTATTTCCATAGTCAAATAGTTTTCTTCCCAAGGTTCTTCATGAGTGTCCTCGACACTCGCTTGATCTCTCTCACTTGCAGTGCTCTTTGCATGACTTAATTTCcctgatttcttcaatggtcTTTGGAgtctttcttcatcactagaatcatcaccatcactCAGTTCCGCCAAACTACGTTTTATCATAGTAAATGTACCCCTAAAGTGGCTACAGCTCTTTAACGGGATGACACTCTTGAGATATGCAAGTTGTCATGTTGATGTTAAGAAATCCTGTCATAATGAAGTTCACACTATATAAATCGATGTAGGTATAGAAAGTGAAATGTgtaaagaaaataaaaccGTTAAATAAACTCAGATCACGGGAAGTCCAGGTTAGATGTCTCTTTTAGATATATTTTGGTTATGTATAACTGGATCCCTTTTGTGTTATCATTCAAAGTCATTAGTGATTTCTGGTGGTTCAGGAATTCCGTCATCTTTTAGTTGCTGTTCTAGTTCTTGCTCCAAACCATTTTTCCAGAGATGGTGATTCTCACCAATGACATATGTCATAGTTCTGTTCATGTAGCCCTCCGGTCCCATGTAgttcaagttttcaatgacatcttcaatgagatgagctttgCCAACAGCGATACCGTCACCCAGGCCCGAATGTCTGACGTTAACGATGTGAATATGGAAATGGTAGTATGAGGGTTGGTAATGGATAAAGAGTCTTAGTTGATCAGCGGGAACCAAGTAATTGTAGCAACTAGGAACCACAGATCTTATCTTATTCTTCATATCGATCAAccattgttgatgttcGGGTCTCAAGTCTCTTAACGATTTAATATCGTCCCTATGTACAATAGCAACCAAATAAAGGGCATCCATATTGACACCATCCCATTTCATATCAGGGAGCACCACAAAGCCGTCTTTGGGGCTCTCTTGGTCGAAGTACTTGAACACGACCCTGTCACTCTCTGCTCCGTTATACAAGATGTTCTGAACCCATTGCAACCTACCGTTATTGACCATATCATCCACATAAGGCTTCACGATACGCTTATATATCTCTGGGGTTTCCCTCACCATATGGCACAACTGCTTATCGTACTTCTCGATATGAACCTGTGTGGCAGGCCATATCAAGTTGATCTTTGCCGTGGGGTTTAACTCCAAGTCCTGCTTCATCACAGACATCCCCCAGAAATAAATGTCGTTATTTGCTATTGGTTTCAACGTCTGAATGGAATTCATACAAGAATATTCAGATTCACATTGGTGCAACGACAACGTAGACGAATTGGGATTGTTCACCACTTTATCAAACTGGAAGTGTGTCTTCTCTAGAGTCACGATAGCATCCTGACCCTTAATCGTACCtaataatgaaatttgCTTGGTTTGCGGATTAGAGTTCAAGACCCTGCTAAATCGAAACTCATCGATCAAAGCTCTGAAATCAACGGCATCTGCATCATTGTCTCCCATATTGTCTATTCACGAGTACTACAATAACCTCAATGTATCTATCGTGTTGTATACCGACTTGTAAACTCTATTTTACTTTACTTTCTTACATGATATTTCCCTCTTCCCTTAAGGAAGATCATCTGctttttaaaggtttttcATGTTGAGAAAAGAATCGTTCAAGTGCAAAAAGGCgtattgatgatgatgagacATACGTTAGTCAGGGCACATTCAGAGCAATACTGAGCCAATATTTGTACATTTTTTTGCTGAAGTTTATACAGGGTGGAATTATATACATATTTAAGTGTACATAAGTGTATCGATACTTCTGTACAGCGAATACTTCATCTTAAGAACATCCACCACAATAAGAATACGAAAAAGAATGCTATGATCGCAATTGGCGCGTACTGGCTAATCAATAGGTCgaagttgatcttttgtGCGGAGGCTCTGTACTTTTTAGCGTCTTGTCTTAGGGACGCACTCATATCACTCATCTTATCCAAGGAATCACCTCTGTACAATAGATCTTCGATGTTTTTTGTCATGATTTGTTTGACACCTTTTAGATCCTGATTCAATTGGTCCATGTTCCCCTGTACTCTTTTGTCGTTGTAAACTTTCT
Proteins encoded in this window:
- the HEM15 gene encoding ferrochelatase HEM15 (highly similar to uniprot|P16622 Saccharomyces cerevisiae YOR176W HEM15 Ferrochelatase a mitochondrial inner membrane protein catalyzes the insertion of ferrous iron into protoporphyrin IX the eighth and final step in the heme biosynthetic pathway Yfh1p mediates the use of iron by Hem15p) encodes the protein MMISSALRNRNSAFCSPVLRNYVHRFHSQAKKGPTGIVFMNMGGPSKVSETYDFLYQLFSDYDLIPISAKYQPIIAKYIARFRTPKIEKQYEEIGGGSPIKKWSEYQCARVCELLDEIHPQTAPHKPYVAFRYARPLTHETYEQMLKDGVSRAVAFSQYPQFSYSTTGSSINELWRQIKNLDPERQISWSVIDRWPTQPGLIKAFAENITRKLEEFPAEIRDNAVILFSAHSLPMDVVNTGDAYPAEVAATVYHVMKELNFRNPYRLVWQSQVGPKPWLGAQTSDITEFLAPTQPGLVLVPIAFTSDHIETLHEVDLGIIAESKYKDKIKRCDSLNGSETYIKGMVDLVKNHLDNGPRFSNQLSLDFTLGKSSDPIISAAEVFAENPTKLN
- the ALE1 gene encoding lysophospholipid acyltransferase (similar to uniprot|Q03130 Saccharomyces cerevisiae YOR175C Hypothetical ORF), which codes for MVYNPIHAKLEQLSANCGIDEVTLKLAICLFASFPLNGILKRLPDNNIRLKCYFIVAISAFYIFGILNLYDGFTTLFISTIFTFVVTRYYQSTFMPYVNFVFIMGHLAINHMYAQFYATYDPTKIDITGAQMVLVMKLTSFAWSYYDGTLADKKDLTEYQLSRSVSRHPSLLKFMAYAFFYPSLLTGPSFDYADFESWLNCEIFRDLPESKKPRRKWNKDPNLRRQIPKSAGVALVRIAQGIFWLVLTFLIKDYVYTDYIFTDEFINVRSFFYRIHYLFLLGFSYRLKYYAAWTISEASCIVCGLGYNGYDTKLNKIKWNRVQNIDICRLELAQNTHESLEAWNMNTNKWLKNYVYLRVAKKGSKPGFRSTLFTFLTSAFWHGTRPGYYLTFATGALFQTCGKLYRRNFRPIFLAKDGKTPLRSKIIYDVISFYVTKISFGYLVQPFVILDFKKSLYGWKTVNFYIHIGILITFFAFKGPFSKQFTNWLKSFQPVQIELKRQKKMEKEVAATSGTLGSVIADKHEFERDELEGELEHAMDLGIPSVSFDKEQFDNAREDLHEFRRQYEEWRNEKGLEVEEANLRRAYENFTKQLQPQHRRMSFSDYSPTPIRKKE
- the MED4 gene encoding Med4p (similar to uniprot|Q12343 Saccharomyces cerevisiae YOR174W MED4 Member of RNA Polymerase II transcriptional regulation mediator Stoichiometric member of mediator complex), which encodes MSTPGPVPSSTSVATLPFSAQDKTQEQVSEELQSVGIYQDLERYEETIQQLSKSVDTFKPDLSLIDKVIECDKKLYETLEEFDEYYKIEEELSRLDKEQKNIDNKTREILETLNTCYNSLNELPMLEQVEFEQKVMLKQREKIHSKVVLDYAMKLAKFTRFPPTFDKSMIGPNNFIWPAEDSLRKGMLAMASLKKKELLLDALDEDNVNNDNNTSKIDEMRNTNEDSVDDRFNNKEQVQDATEDTERRGSFEFTANGKEDSETKSEENPDLELDLDLDLFNPDEF
- the CMG1 gene encoding Cmg1p (weakly similar to uniprot|Q06152 Saccharomyces cerevisiae YLR271W Hypothetical ORF); the protein is MIKRSLAELSDGDDSSDEERLQRPLKKSGKLSHAKSTASERDQASVEDTHEEPWEENYLTMEIEGLHGDKIGPLLRASDIPLAKRLPKALKMMKSMGYNIDETAESGSKRTVGMVPVERKLDRIGIRTKPALSETEDVANVDDFRERINNEKNTERKLHLLKHMQKLAFTLTGDVDNFYSSSDPRDFNVLWRSYVIELLQNLTHKSLGNESEDDGHNHDHPEQSSNDVIPVDGELEMLQQLTIDEKIKKLNTFLRTELRYCFYCGNKYKDDADLFAHCPGFTEEDHQ
- a CDS encoding uncharacterized protein (highly similar to uniprot|Q6Q5L1 Saccharomyces cerevisiae YLR270W DCS1 Non-essential hydrolase involved in mRNA decapping may function in a feedback mechanism to regulate deadenylation contains pyrophosphatase activity and a HIT (histidine triad) motif interacts with neutral trehalase Nth1p) codes for the protein MGDNDADAVDFRALIDEFRFSRVLNSNPQTKQISLLGTIKGQDAIVTLEKTHFQFDKVVNNPNSSTLSLHQCESEYSCMNSIQTLKPIANNDIYFWGMSVMKQDLELNPTAKINLIWPATQVHIEKYDKQLCHMVRETPEIYKRIVKPYVDDMVNNGRLQWVQNILYNGAESDRVVFKYFDQESPKDGFVVLPDMKWDGVNMDALYLVAIVHRDDIKSLRDLRPEHQQWLIDMKNKIRSVVPSCYNYLVPADQLRLFIHYQPSYYHFHIHIVNVRHSGLGDGIAVGKAHLIEDVIENLNYMGPEGYMNRTMTYVIGENHHLWKNGLEQELEQQLKDDGIPEPPEITNDFE